TGTGCCTGAACAGCTTCCAAATAGATAGTGGTGACATTGGAGAATTTTATGAATTTACCAACTGTAcacaagacagaaaaaaaaagaaaaataacatgCCTAATGATTGAAACGGTTTCTTTATTGGCTGCATTTTAGTAGAGAGACCGGCACGAGAAGTTAGAAGGTCCAATCCACCACTGTGGACATGAGGGATAAATAGTAGAAAAATCTCTGAGCAGGGACGGCCACGTCATTTCTTACTCCATTCTGCCTGCTCTTTCTTCTCACGCAATACTTCCTTCAGGTATGGCTGCAGATAAGGAAAGTCCTGTGGAAACAAAATGGAAGTTGGTAAATAAAAGCAAAGGACTCAACAGTACTTACACtggtagatcataccagtgtattactgtagtgcagcgggggcatgaagcgcacagcgtcatagcaaccaatgacgccgtgcgctcctgctctcagcaggaatccaggccgtgttaccacggaccgctcacgtccatgtgcattcggccttaaaggggttctcaggaaataatttaaaatggccaccagtaACCTGTCCTAGAAGGTGAGCAGTACTGGatgccaccacttgcagagctgcccagGAGGGGTTCGGGGGCCCATTACACTCTTCTACAatacatggtaatgatgtgagcCTGCCTAGGATACGCCattatggctgagcagcctgaccgGAAAACTCACCAATGTGTAGTATACACAAGTGCCAGAGCGTAGCTTGTAGAGAGGCCTCGTCCCCTCAAACCCCTAGCTCTGAAAGTGGTGGCCAGTCCTGCTcatattctaggacaggttgctagcGACCATTTTAAATCatccctagaaaaccccttttttGCATTTTcgcagccataactttatttttccattcacatagccgtatgagggcttgtgttttttttttttttttccacaggacaagttgtactttctaatggctctatttaatattgcatacgatttagtgggaagctgggaaaatatttttccaaatggggtgaaattgaaaaaacaaaaaataaattaaaaaacctGCAATTctaccatagttttatgggttttgtttttacgacaTTCCCCATTAGGTTAAGTGACCCGTTTCCTTAATTCTCCGGGTcaatacgattacaacgatatgacatttatataatctttcatttttttttttaaatacttaaaaaaaaaaaaataaatgatttagAATTTTTCCATATTCTGCCCCCATAACTTTTATAGTTACATCTACGGAGCTGTgcgagggctaattttttttgtgcAATGAAGATGACGCAGGGCTCGCCCGAATGCCGTGGccatttcaaacagctgattggcgggggtgccagaagtcgaacccccaccgatctgatatagatgacctaccCTAAGGATAGGATATCAATACCATGAAACTGCACAACCTATTTGAAACATATACCATTAAGGCTaaggctacacggcgacatgtgtcAAGCGACTTCTTGTTGCAGAAAAGTTGCACAACGTTTTTTGTAATGACAGTAAATGGTGTCACAGTGCGACATGACAGCTGCAACGAACCCATCCGAGTTGGATTTCTGTGCGACTGCCATTTCGCAGTGCGATACCATTGACcataattacaaaaaatgtcGCAATGAAGTTGTACCTGGGACacatgtcgctgtgtagccctaaccttaaaggggttgtctgggttcagagctcaacctggacatacccatattttcacccaggcggcccccctgatgttagcatcggagcatctcatgctctgatgcactcccttgccctgcgctagatcgcacagggcacgggctcttttgtttatcataacacactgccgggcggaagcttccgcccggcagtgtgtacagtgacatcaccggctctgatgggtggactttagcgctgccctggcagttttactggctagggcagcgctaaagcccgcccattagtgccggtaacgtcaccgggcttcctggcagccccatggagagcctggtctgtcaccggaactcctgaaaaagGCCTTTgcccagggcaaaggagagcttcTGAGCATGAACTGcgctgatgctcaagtcaggggggctgccggggtgaaaaatggggatatgtccaggttcagctctgaactctgacaacccctttaatatgaccCTGACGTGAATGATGGTCATGGTATACTATTCAATGTAACAGGGCCTCTTCCTACACCTGCATAGAAGGAAGCCCTCACCTCTTCATATTTTGTCCACTGTTCCTTTGGGAGGATTGATTTCTTCATATCCAGGTCCAGGGCTCTCTTGATGCGGAAGACTCGATCATCATACAGCTTGGGTGGCAGCCTCTTGATTGCCTCTTGTACATTCAGGGTCTTCGTATATGGTGTCATCACGCATTAAACCTATGAAATAAACCATTACTAAAACCCACACCAGTTGTCTGCGCGACAGCAGTTTACAAAGCGCACAATGTAATCGCACTCTACCTAGCTTGTTGAATCCTGCGAGGCCATAATACCACTTGCACAAGGTGTCCATAAAACGGCCCGTGGCTGCAACTGGAAGAGAACACAAAGAAATCCCATGAGGCCAATACAGTCGTCTCACCTGTGCGACACTTCCCAATACCAGTGCGAGGGAGAAGCGGAGGAGGAGTAGTGCACAGCAATTCAGCCTCAATACTCGGAATGACTAGCACAGCGCAAGGTCTCTGCCGCGTGGACGTCAGTCAGTTGCTCCTTAGCTGCAGGTCAGCAGGCGCTGAATGTTAAGGGTACGGATACAGGGAGACGTGCGTCGCATGACTTCTTGTTGCTGAAaagtcgcgcaacattttttgtaatgatagtcaatgttGTCGCATTGCGGCATGCTGAGACTGTCGCAAAAAATCTATTCAAGTCGGATTTTGGGGGGATTTTCGCATCGAAGTATGCAGCATTGCGACACCATTTCCTATTATTACAAAAAATGTCACGCAACAATAAGTCGTGACATGTCGCGGTGTAGCCGCAGCCTGAAGGGGCTGGCTGCTTCATGTGTATAACCAGCATGTATGAATCATCACTAAATGCAATTTACCAGTATGCCACTATTAAATGGCATCGGTCAGCGGATTTGtccccatgacactggctgacctgttacatgtgcacctggcagctgaaagcatctgtgttggtcccatgttcatatgtgatcgcattactgaaataaaagatATTTTATTATACGGGAACTAGCATCAAGGAGCCATAGGGGAGTTACCGTTacacaggctctgctctctctgtaacggtctgcaccttgattgacacggcctggcagtgaaaacatcatcacacctgaccctgtcagagtgcagagagagcagagcctctaggtgtaatggtaacacccccattgctcctaaaggctcatttgcatataataaaacatattttttctcagcaatgtgggcacgtaCGAACatagaaccaacacagatgccgtcagctgccaagtgcacatgtaacaggtcagacagtgtcataggtacaaatctgctgacagatgccctttaaaagtcCTACACCAATCTCTCCCTGGTCTCCTCAGACTGTAATGAGCACTAAAGGAGGGACATGGGACCAAACCCATCCCCCAGCAGCCTCTGCACACAGGAGACTAGCCCATTACCAGAGAGGCGGCCGATGGATGGGTCTGGCATGATGACTAGCTTGAAAGGTGTAAAAGATTGTGGTTTCTAACGGTGTCTCTTGGAAATTAAACAAGGATTTTATACCATGTGCTCGATGCCTCCATCCTGGATACATGACTGCGTTGCACTTCCCAGCACAGGAGGTGGGGGTGCACTGGGGTTAGCCTTCATAAATGACTAGCTGCACATGTGCTGAGAGCATCGTGCTCATCTCTGatggtatcctcaggataggtcagaaaataacaaaaactgagggatccgacacccagcaccccggccgatcagctgtatgaggagacgacacgtgccttctctcttcctgcccgctgctgctgtctatacagctgaggataggacattaatagtaaaagcccagagaacccctttaatatgtttaACTTGTGATCACTTCCAGCCGCCGACGAAATATT
This sequence is a window from Bufo gargarizans isolate SCDJY-AF-19 chromosome 5, ASM1485885v1, whole genome shotgun sequence. Protein-coding genes within it:
- the LOC122938493 gene encoding LOW QUALITY PROTEIN: cytochrome b-c1 complex subunit 7 (The sequence of the model RefSeq protein was modified relative to this genomic sequence to represent the inferred CDS: deleted 1 base in 1 codon), with the translated sequence MAARAPVAATGRFMDTLCKWYYGLAGFNKLGLMRDDTIYEDPEVQEAIKRLPPKLYDDRVFRIKRALDLDMKKSILPKEQWTKYEEDFPYLQPYLKEVLREKKEQAEWSKK